From candidate division WWE3 bacterium, the proteins below share one genomic window:
- a CDS encoding NUDIX domain-containing protein, with protein sequence MGIIYTICFLFRVNNGIKEICLGEKLKGFRKGTLNGSGGKLKAGETYKDCAIRETTEEFGIKVLDIEKYGEVYFYDPGLTHECHVYVVKQWHGEPHKVYNSDTGEPEMDPHWYSIDAIPYERMGTTDKYWLKPLLAGGKFKASFRYDANDQMYDPKLEELLPEYNFE encoded by the coding sequence ATGGGAATAATCTATACCATTTGTTTTCTATTTCGAGTAAATAACGGGATTAAAGAAATCTGCTTAGGCGAGAAGTTAAAAGGTTTTAGAAAAGGAACCCTAAACGGCTCTGGAGGTAAACTAAAAGCTGGTGAAACTTACAAAGATTGCGCTATTAGAGAAACTACCGAAGAATTTGGTATTAAAGTTCTAGATATCGAGAAATACGGAGAGGTCTATTTTTATGATCCTGGTTTAACACACGAATGCCACGTATATGTGGTTAAACAGTGGCATGGTGAACCACACAAAGTGTATAACAGCGATACAGGAGAACCAGAGATGGATCCACACTGGTATTCGATTGACGCTATCCCCTATGAAAGGATGGGCACGACCGATAAGTACTGGCTTAAACCACTACTGGCAGGTGGTAAATTTAAAGCTAGTTTTCGGTATGACGCTAACGATCAAATGTATGATCCTAAATTAGAGGAGTTGCTACCAGAGTATAACTTTGAGTAG
- the mltG gene encoding endolytic transglycosylase MltG — MQPTKSKLLIFGTIFVFITLFSIAYVFLAIKRPNFGDGSEIAFDVKNGESLSEIGKDLFTKKLINSENLFRVYAHFDKRGNLVQVGHYKIPNNLTIDGILNVLTSGPGDLRLTFLEGWRREEMATYLAEHLQAPAAYGDFLKASASLEGMLFPDTYFTPQQVNAAAVVDLLNRTFTDKLAPEIKEAYTKSNISVLQAATLASLVEREASNSEDQKMVAGILFNRLKAEWFLNVDATVQYAAASETCLGRNNCTWWPRKISASDLRINSPYNTYVNKGLPPGPICNPGLSALTAVAFPTKSDFMYYLSDSKGVFHYAKTIEEHNQNISKYL; from the coding sequence ATGCAACCAACTAAAAGTAAACTCTTAATTTTTGGCACCATTTTTGTTTTTATTACTCTTTTTTCCATAGCTTATGTTTTTTTAGCCATTAAGAGGCCTAACTTTGGTGATGGTAGTGAGATAGCTTTTGATGTTAAAAACGGCGAAAGTTTAAGTGAGATTGGTAAAGATTTATTCACTAAAAAATTAATAAATTCGGAGAATTTGTTTCGGGTGTACGCTCATTTTGATAAACGCGGTAATCTTGTTCAAGTAGGTCATTACAAGATTCCTAATAATCTAACTATCGATGGGATATTAAATGTGTTAACTTCCGGGCCTGGGGATTTACGGTTAACGTTCTTGGAGGGCTGGCGTCGGGAAGAGATGGCGACATACTTGGCCGAGCATTTGCAAGCTCCTGCAGCTTACGGAGATTTCTTAAAGGCTTCCGCTAGCCTTGAAGGCATGCTTTTCCCCGACACTTATTTTACTCCGCAACAGGTAAACGCCGCGGCAGTGGTAGATTTACTTAATCGCACTTTCACCGATAAACTGGCCCCAGAAATTAAAGAGGCTTATACCAAGTCAAATATCAGTGTACTGCAAGCCGCTACCTTAGCTTCACTAGTTGAGCGTGAAGCCAGTAATTCCGAAGATCAAAAAATGGTAGCCGGAATTTTATTTAATCGTCTTAAAGCCGAATGGTTTTTAAATGTTGATGCCACTGTTCAATACGCTGCCGCTTCCGAAACCTGTTTAGGGCGGAACAACTGTACTTGGTGGCCCCGTAAAATATCGGCCTCGGATTTAAGAATTAACTCCCCTTACAATACCTATGTAAACAAAGGCTTACCACCGGGTCCTATTTGTAACCCTGGCCTTAGCGCCCTTACGGCCGTGGCCTTTCCCACCAAATCCGACTTTATGTACTACCTTTCTGATTCTAAAGGCGTTTTTCACTACGCTAAAACCATAGAAGAACACAATCAAAACATTTCGAAATACTTGTAA
- the ruvX gene encoding Holliday junction resolvase RuvX, with product MRLLGIDFGMRFLGLALAEGDVASPLTSIDSRNWESAAFELIKIIVGSDVEKIIIGYPLSSDGAINPQSTLTQKFAQFLKRRSSLPICLFPESYSSQEALARSIDLDTPAHARRHLDSMAATIILERYLLKSEDAILV from the coding sequence ATGAGATTACTCGGGATTGACTTTGGGATGCGTTTTTTGGGCTTGGCGTTGGCGGAAGGCGATGTTGCTTCACCACTCACATCCATTGATTCCAGGAATTGGGAAAGTGCGGCTTTCGAATTAATCAAAATAATTGTCGGCAGTGACGTCGAAAAAATCATTATTGGCTACCCTTTGTCGTCGGATGGGGCAATCAATCCTCAGAGTACATTAACGCAAAAGTTTGCTCAGTTTTTAAAACGACGTTCGTCGCTACCGATCTGCTTGTTTCCGGAAAGTTACTCGTCGCAAGAGGCGTTGGCGCGGTCAATTGATTTGGATACTCCAGCTCACGCCCGTCGTCACTTGGACAGCATGGCGGCGACTATTATTTTAGAGCGCTATTTGTTAAAATCAGAAGACGCGATTTTGGTATAA
- a CDS encoding cell division FtsA domain-containing protein → MLKKNYTGALNTILLDIGGETTDIAVIFGGGITGNRTLGLGGRFFSQIISERLGNSINEAELKKISYGEKRLPEDQLALISESLKDLIPVFLKGLEVGLSDIEGIKLLPSEILISGGGSLLPDVVKFISDPAWSHNLPIKGELKVRNLMPPDLGLPSDNILGPEYLPAIAIGLLNL, encoded by the coding sequence GTGCTAAAAAAGAATTATACCGGGGCTTTAAACACGATTTTACTGGACATTGGCGGCGAGACAACAGATATTGCGGTTATCTTTGGGGGCGGAATTACAGGCAATCGGACCTTGGGACTGGGGGGTCGCTTTTTTAGTCAAATCATTTCCGAACGCCTCGGTAACAGTATTAACGAAGCGGAACTAAAGAAAATTTCCTACGGGGAAAAACGGCTACCCGAAGATCAACTCGCATTAATTTCGGAGTCTCTTAAAGATTTAATTCCGGTGTTTTTAAAGGGTTTGGAAGTAGGGCTTTCCGATATCGAAGGGATAAAATTATTACCATCTGAAATTTTGATTAGCGGTGGTGGCAGTTTGCTACCGGATGTTGTGAAGTTTATTTCCGATCCCGCTTGGTCTCATAATTTACCCATAAAAGGCGAATTAAAGGTTAGAAATTTAATGCCTCCAGACTTAGGTCTTCCTAGTGATAATATTTTAGGTCCGGAATATCTTCCCGCAATAGCGATTGGTCTACTTAATTTATGA
- a CDS encoding DUF86 domain-containing protein — MRKSKNYLPYLKDILEAIKAIELYFQDAPKKEDFIEGKGLYQDAIVRNIEIIGEAAKKVEESFRIKYPDIPWREMAGMRDRIVHEYNDVDWEEVWKVAAEDIITLKTSIESILKNFN, encoded by the coding sequence ATGAGAAAAAGTAAAAATTATTTGCCTTACTTAAAGGATATTTTGGAAGCAATTAAGGCAATTGAGCTTTATTTTCAGGATGCTCCGAAGAAGGAGGACTTTATCGAAGGTAAAGGACTTTATCAAGATGCGATTGTTCGCAACATTGAGATAATCGGTGAGGCAGCGAAGAAAGTCGAAGAATCATTTAGAATTAAGTATCCGGATATTCCGTGGCGAGAAATGGCTGGCATGCGGGACAGAATAGTGCACGAATACAACGATGTTGATTGGGAAGAGGTGTGGAAAGTGGCAGCTGAGGACATTATTACTCTAAAAACTTCCATTGAATCAATTCTGAAAAATTTTAATTAA
- a CDS encoding nucleotidyltransferase family protein, producing MQLHYEQENLNKLCQKNQISYLGLFGSFARGEADSKSDIDLLVEFLETPSLLRHVGIEYDLSENIFNNRKVDLVTKKSLNKYISPSVLQDVITLYEKK from the coding sequence ATGCAATTACATTACGAACAGGAAAATTTAAATAAACTATGTCAGAAGAATCAGATTTCGTATTTGGGGCTTTTTGGATCTTTCGCGAGAGGCGAGGCCGACTCTAAAAGCGATATTGATCTGCTGGTGGAGTTTTTGGAAACTCCCAGCCTACTTCGTCACGTCGGTATCGAATATGATCTCTCCGAAAATATCTTTAATAATCGAAAGGTTGATTTGGTAACTAAAAAATCTTTGAACAAATACATTAGCCCCAGCGTTCTTCAAGATGTAATTACCTTGTATGAGAAAAAGTAA
- a CDS encoding alanine--tRNA ligase — MTSSELRQKYLDFFVSRGHKIIPSASLVPENDPTTLFTSAGMQPMIPYLLGDNHPLGTRLVDSQKCFRTQDIDEVGDSRHNTFFEMLGNWSLGDYFKKEQLTWLYELLTNELQIPVDRLYVSVFEGNDLIPKDEETASIWKSLGIPENHIYFYGVEKNWWSRSGTPDQMPVGEPGGPDSEIFFEFPNVPHNPKYGEHCHPNCDCGRFLEFGNSVFMTYKKTERGFEPLIQRNIDFGGGLERLLAVVNDNPDVFQSDLFTNITAVAASTCGASNGRDIKSDCQIIADHLKAAVFLIADGVRPDNKLQGYFLRRLMRRAMVKMQKMSGKTSDILTDNVYNSVVTAVFETYGSTDYFKNTTVENILAVVLEERDRFGKTLNLGLSKIGQISPFDLYQSYGFPIEVTEEIYQEKGLVLDKESFNKDLKAHQEQSRTASAGMFKSGLVDESVQVVKYHTATHLLHEALRQVLGKDVNQKGSNITSERLRFDFSYPQKVEALVLQKVEDIVNQKIKEALPVKFSVMSPDEARSLGATLLFETKYGDQVKVYQIGDFSVEACTGPHVTNISELGHFKIVKEEAVSAGVRRIKAVLD, encoded by the coding sequence ATGACCTCCTCCGAATTACGCCAAAAATATCTCGATTTCTTTGTTTCTAGGGGACATAAAATTATTCCCTCGGCTTCTTTAGTTCCCGAAAACGATCCGACCACACTTTTTACCAGTGCTGGGATGCAACCGATGATACCTTATCTTTTAGGTGACAATCATCCTTTAGGGACTCGTCTAGTAGACTCTCAAAAATGCTTTAGAACCCAGGATATTGATGAGGTCGGCGATTCCCGCCACAACACTTTTTTTGAAATGCTTGGAAATTGGTCACTTGGAGATTACTTTAAGAAAGAGCAGTTGACTTGGTTATACGAGTTACTTACCAATGAACTTCAGATTCCAGTTGACCGTTTGTACGTTTCGGTGTTTGAAGGAAATGATTTAATTCCTAAAGATGAAGAAACGGCCTCGATTTGGAAAAGTTTAGGAATTCCTGAAAATCATATCTATTTTTATGGCGTTGAGAAAAACTGGTGGAGTCGCTCGGGAACTCCCGATCAGATGCCAGTAGGGGAACCCGGAGGACCTGATTCTGAGATTTTCTTTGAGTTTCCAAACGTCCCCCATAATCCAAAATACGGCGAGCACTGTCATCCAAATTGTGATTGTGGTCGCTTTTTAGAATTTGGAAATAGTGTTTTTATGACCTACAAAAAAACGGAGAGAGGTTTTGAACCTTTAATCCAGAGAAATATTGATTTTGGTGGGGGGCTTGAGCGATTGCTTGCGGTTGTAAACGATAATCCGGACGTATTTCAGTCAGATTTATTTACAAATATTACCGCAGTTGCTGCTTCAACTTGTGGTGCTAGTAACGGACGTGACATAAAAAGTGATTGCCAAATAATTGCTGACCATCTAAAGGCGGCGGTCTTTTTAATTGCCGATGGGGTGCGTCCCGACAATAAATTACAAGGATATTTTTTAAGGCGTTTAATGCGTCGAGCTATGGTAAAAATGCAGAAAATGAGTGGTAAAACCTCCGATATCCTCACTGACAATGTTTATAATAGCGTCGTGACAGCTGTTTTTGAAACTTACGGTTCAACAGATTATTTTAAAAACACCACTGTTGAAAACATCTTGGCAGTTGTGCTTGAGGAACGCGATCGTTTTGGAAAAACTCTTAATTTAGGCCTAAGTAAAATTGGTCAAATTTCACCGTTTGACTTGTATCAGTCGTATGGCTTTCCAATTGAGGTGACGGAAGAGATTTACCAGGAGAAAGGTTTAGTTTTAGATAAAGAATCCTTTAATAAAGATTTAAAAGCCCATCAGGAGCAATCTCGAACGGCTTCAGCGGGCATGTTTAAAAGTGGCTTAGTTGACGAATCTGTTCAAGTAGTTAAATATCACACCGCCACTCACCTTCTGCACGAAGCTTTACGTCAAGTTTTAGGCAAAGATGTCAACCAAAAGGGTAGTAATATTACGTCGGAACGCTTGCGTTTTGACTTTTCTTATCCTCAAAAGGTCGAAGCTCTGGTACTTCAGAAAGTTGAGGACATCGTTAACCAGAAAATTAAAGAGGCGTTACCGGTCAAATTTAGTGTTATGTCCCCAGATGAAGCGCGGTCTTTAGGGGCGACGTTACTGTTTGAGACTAAATATGGCGACCAGGTTAAAGTCTACCAAATCGGCGATTTCTCAGTCGAAGCCTGTACTGGACCGCATGTTACTAATATTTCAGAGTTAGGTCATTTCAAGATCGTTAAAGAAGAAGCGGTTTCTGCCGGGGTCAGACGCATCAAAGCTGTACTGGATTAA
- a CDS encoding YtxH domain-containing protein gives MCEHHSGESFTLGVLLGAVLGAAAGILFAPASGEETRESLVVSGRHLQKKARKVAREVAEAAEPYVEEFEDSLSNMAEEVSDRATEARGQVEDFVDDHRKEIKKVTRPIKKLFNQ, from the coding sequence ATGTGCGAACACCACTCCGGTGAAAGTTTTACGTTAGGAGTCCTTCTGGGAGCAGTCTTGGGGGCGGCGGCGGGGATTTTATTCGCTCCGGCAAGCGGCGAGGAAACTCGGGAATCCTTAGTAGTTTCCGGTCGTCATTTGCAAAAAAAAGCTCGTAAGGTGGCTCGGGAAGTGGCGGAAGCGGCTGAGCCTTACGTAGAGGAATTTGAAGATAGCCTCTCCAATATGGCGGAAGAGGTGTCAGACCGAGCCACAGAAGCTCGCGGTCAAGTCGAAGATTTTGTAGATGATCACCGTAAAGAAATTAAGAAAGTAACGCGGCCGATTAAGAAGTTGTTTAATCAATAA